A stretch of DNA from Triticum dicoccoides isolate Atlit2015 ecotype Zavitan chromosome 2A, WEW_v2.0, whole genome shotgun sequence:
AATCTGACAGGTCCTTctgaacaacaatgtcatcatcaaGAAATACCACCTTGTGCAGTTCTGGGTAAATCTCTGGGATGTAAAACCTCAGGTGGTTGAGCATTGATAAGTACTTGGGATTTCTGAACTTGATTGGTGTTCCACGATTACCACTTCCAGAGAAGTAGAAATTCTGTGTAGCAGCATCCTGGAGCTGTTTAAGAACAGGAACATACGAAGCATTTAGCCAGGTGAAGTCCTCCACCTTTTGTATCTCCACAATGGCCCCTCTGTAATCATTCAAGGCAAACCACGCCCTCATTGGATCATAGTTCACCTCGTCGGTCACCAAATGGAAAACAATCTTTTCAGGGTGCTTTGAATTCAGAGTTGTAGAATTGACCACAACAGAGACCGCGATGATGTTGTCCGAGAAAACACAATAGTGATAGAGGCTGTTATCCCTCAGATTGCTCTGCACTGCTGGGCTCCTATCCAAGAACTTCCTCTGAAGCTCGGCACTCTTGAACCATTCCATGGTTAACCGGACACCAAGGCAATAAAGCCCCTTTGGGAGCTCCTCAGCAGCAATCTGGCCATACTTTGTGCTCTTGTCCGCCTCGGCCTTCGACTTCTCCTCCAGGGACAGAATCTGGCCCTTCAGCTTCAAGATGGTGACCGCGCTGTCGTACCGGAACTGCTGAGCCTGGTAGAACAGCACGGCCATGTCCCTGATCGCCTTCTCCGCATCCTCCTTGACCACCAAGCCACCATGGGCCGCAGCACGGGCGAGGATGCTCTGCTCCCGCCGCACCAGCGCACCAAGCTCCGCCACGAACTGCAGGTTGCTGGCTTCTTTCGCGACCGTGATGTAGGTCTTTGCGAGAGAAATCTGGTCCATGAGCTGGCGGGAAAGCGAGTGAGCGCTCATCATTTCGTCCGTCATGTTGTGCGTGTCCGTGATAACCTCGAGGTAAGATCTCTGCACATCAAAAGTTCAGGACATTCAGACGCTAGTCCAGCATCCATGATTGATGTTCTCTAAACAAACAGTTAGCGTGTAGAGTACTAGTCAAGTAGTACCACTACAGAACTAGCAAATTCAGCAGTTATAATTACTAACACTTGTACTAGAATCTGATGGTTCCGAGCCAGACTAGGCAATATGATTTACGAAATGCGGAACGGGAGATGCGGTGCGGCTTAATCGGTTGTACTATAATTATTACCTGGcggaggagaggggaggagacggcatcggcgtcggcgtcggcggatCCGGAGGAGGAGGCGTCGGTGGAGGGCGGGGAGGAGGGGTCGGGGGAGCcggcgaggccgaggaggaggagggcgcaggCGAGGGCGAGGAGGAGCGAGAGCAGGAGGCGGGCCCAGAGCGGGCGCTGCTGCCAGCGGCGCCGGAAGGACGGGCGGCGCTGGTCGAGGAACgggcgccgcctcgtcgccgggtCGAGGAGGCCCGCCGGCCGCACCATCGCCGCGCCGGCCCCGTCGGCGCCCGACGGGATCTCGCGAAGATGGGTTTCCTTCTCCCCCACGCGGCCCTCAGATCTCGCTCGCACGGCGCGGCAGGGAGGAAGGCAGCTTCGTGTGTGCCCCTTTGCTTGACTGCGGCCGCGACTGCGACTGGTTTGATTCCTTCCCCACCCCTTGCCGATCTGTTGGCAGCGGCGGCAGCTGGGAATGGGATCCACGCGGTAAGTTTTGAGTTCACGCTGGCGGAGCACCTTTTCCCGGTTCACCGCGCCGCTCTGTCGACGTAGTAACAACTGCCCCGCGCCGTGGATGGAAGCAAGGTCGGCAAGAGCAATCAGGTGATGTAGAATTTACatcatctactaccactataaaaggaaAAGAGGGGCAGATCTAAACAATCACATCCATGCTTCATCAACATTTAATGGCTCTTAATCATCCGGTGTTTAACGCTACCAACCACGCATTACGCCACTAGAATCCATCGATCGCTAATCTGCCCCGTCGATAAAAAAAACTGCTGCCCGCACACGACCGCCCGACCTCTCTGGCTCTCTcgcccctcctcttcctccctcgtcGTTACTCCTGCAGCCTCGCGCCGCCTTAGCCGCAGGAGCCGCCCCACCGCGCCCGGAGCCGCCTCCCGCGCCCGTCGCCCCGGGAGCCGCCACCCGTCGCACGTCGGGGGAGCCCCACCGCAGGTCGCCGCCCTTCGCCGCGGGAGAGCCGAAGCCGCCGTCCGTCGCGCGCCGGGGGAGCCCCGTCGCAGGTCGCCGCCCTTCGCCGCGGGAGAGCCGGAGCCACCGCCCTTCGCTGCGGGAGTCGCCGGCAAATCGCAGCCCGTCACGCGCCGGGGGAGACCCGCCCCAGGTCGCCGCCCTTTCCCACGGGAGAGCCGCCGCCCGTCGTGCGCCTGCCTCTCCTCCTCTGCTGCCGCAGGTACGCCGACGCCTCCTGACAAGCCAGTAAGTTCCCTCCTCCGCTCTCCTGCTGATGCGCGGTTACGTCGCCCCAGTCCATGCCGCTGCCCCGATGTTCAGGTGAGCAGAGACGCCATGCCGAATTCACCATTGCGGCCAGCCGACCTTGTTTGCTGTAGCTGTTGCCTCAACCGGTGCGTCCCCGCCGTCTGGCCATGGCGCAGCCGCGGTGGACGCGGTTATGCGTGGCTCACAGAGATCCAAGGGCAAGACCAGTTTCCGCCCATGAAAGGTAAACACCGATTGAGACCACTGTCTAGAGGGTAAGCGGGCGTATCCGTCTATTATTTAGCTTGTGATTTGTGATGTATGGGTGGCGTTGGATAATGTTGTTCTTATTGCAAGTAATCTTTGATTTCTGTTTTTTTTGCTCTTCCCAGCCTGGACATGGGAACGCCGCAGCTCCTTCCTCAATGCTACTTTTTGTAAATCTGATCTCTGCAACTCGTGAGGATTCAAATCACTAAAGGAACTAGGAGTACTACTTGTTTTATTATAGGTGTCTTCTAATCTAAGAACTACTGAGCAAGATAATTCAGATGGATCTAATTAAGAATCTTGTATCAACGGTGATCAGGGCTGTTTTTACATATGTTTATAGACAACTTGCGCCAAAGCTATATGTATTGGACGACCTGCGCCAAAGCTGTCCATACAGGGCAGATGGTCCTCAAAGCATGGTGTCGATTTCGTAAGTTGTTAAGTTGATTTGTTAAGTCTATACAGTGCGGACAACCTACTCTATCTATCTATTTAATGGGTAAGTTGATTTCATTCTGTTGTCTCACCGGCTTAGAGTGTTGTGCATGCGGTGCTTGTTAGAGCTTTGTCCAAACATGTCATTTCCCGTCATACAAACTGCTTTTGCTCGGAGTTATACATGGATGGAACTTTTATGTGTTCGCAATACATGACAACAGGGGTTACCATTTTGCGGCTCAGGAACACACTTTGGATATAACATCATGGGGACAAAAAACATATTACTGGAAAATCAGGTTAAGCAGCACCCTATCTTTTTTTCTCACGCTATATGGGATGCTTGGAACTTTATTATCATTCTCTGGTGTCCTGCCTTTGTTTTCAAATATTGATTGGGATCAAAAAAATTACTTGTCCTTTGTACAGAAGCATATGGGAACCGCATTTGAGAAATGCTCTCAACTTTTGGTTGCAAATATTGAAAAGGTGATAAAAATGCAGTGACTTTTTGAATCACAGTGAGGTCATTTGATTTTTGCGGTCTTCTTAGCTTTGATTCATGTTGCTACTAGCAAAAGAAATAACTATTTGTGTTGTAGTTTCCACTGAAAACTTGCACCTATGTAGTTTATTATTGGTACCTGTTTTCTTCATACAACTAGATTAATTTCACATGCTTTCACAAGACAATGTAACTATTTTCTTGTAGTTATTGTTTACATGGAATCAAGTGAAGACATCGGTGATTTTGCAGTATGGATGAAGCTATATACACACACAAAATTTGAATTTCTTGccttgaaatatatttttgcagcaTGTATTAaacatggtgtgtccaaacatagaCGATAAATGAAAACATGTCTTTTGCTTTGACGTTTCGGCGTGCAGTAACAGTTTCAAATGATATACTTGTTTTATTATGATCTCTACACAATATTATTAGCTTGAAAATTGAATATGTGCATTTTTTATTTTACACATACAATCAAATTTTGTACAGTATTTGAtacatgcatttgcacgtacacgATTACTAAATCTTGGCATTTTCTTCTAAGTACGAAATCTGTTACAGAGTGCTAAGTCTTGATATTTTGTTTGCCACCTAAGAAGAAAAATGCCACTCCCGGTGATTATGATTCGCGATTTTAGTGGTGTTTATTGTTTCGTTGCATGTAAAAGTGATGTGGTGTCTTGCACAGACCTGCTGAAGTTTGTCTTCTAATAGCTGATACATGCCttctatattactccctccgtcccaaaataagtgtctcaagcttagtacaaatttatactaaagttagtacaaagttgagacatttattttgggacggagggagtatattttatgcCTTATTTAAGGTTTAATTTCCAATATATTACAGGTACACCTTTGAGTATATGATACTCCATATATAGATTGCTTCCTTAACCGAAGTAGGTGACCAGGATTATTTCATTCTAGAAAAGGTAAAAGGAAGATGAATGATACCTCTCTCAATACCATGGTTCATGGCAGATCAGCGGCACTATTATGTGTTTGCTGCGTTTGAACCAAACCAATAATGTGGTACAATATCTACTGTTTCCTTTATCTGAACCGAAACAATAGTTTTTAAAATCATAATAATATTTCCTTAGATATGCAGGTTGACTATTCTGAAGTTGATGGGTTTGTGCTACAAACTGAACTAATTCCTCTTTGNNNNNNNNNNNNNNNNNNNNNNNNNNNNNNNNNNNNNNNNNNNNNNNNNNNNNNNNNNNNNNNNNNNNNNNNNNNNNNNNNNNNNNNNNNNNNNNNNNNNNNNNNNNNNNNNNNNNNNNNNNNNNNNNNNNNNNNNNNNNNNNNNNNNNNNNNNNNNNNNNNNNNNNNNNNNNNNNNNNNNNNNNNNNNNNNNNNNNNNNNNNNNNNNNNNNNNNNNNNNNNNNNNNNNNNNNNTGGAGTTGGGCACTGAACTTTCATGCAAATGAGGCACAAGATAGATCACATGTGTGCACAATATTGGAGATGCAGGCCCTTTATTTTTATTTACAATTGGGACATATTCAACATACCAAGGCTCACCAAATATTACCCGGGGCAATACCAGTAAGCAACACACAAATCTAGATAATAGGTCCTGATAGGCAAACCATATGCTTCATGACAAAACTGTGAACCAATGTCACAATAGTAATATTAGCAtgttgtatctttcttcttttcccCCAATGGGCTTGTTCATGCTTCAGGACAATTGGACATGGCATATATCTTTGCCTTCTCCTGATGTACAAGTCATTTAAGATCATAGTCGTTTTGTACTCAGGTTACATTATATGAGATTAAGTATATGACAATGTGTTTTTTTTTCTGCTGGCATATTCATGCTTTTGGATGCATTGATTTAACCAAAGGAGTGTTGTGTTTTCCAATACGTTTTTTCATCAATGGGATTTAAAAGGacaaaatgttattaaacatgtgtATATTTTGCATTCATAATTTTGAAGAACAGACATCAGCAGCCTAGGAACAATGAGAATGACCATCCTTGACTTCGCCAAAAAACATGCTTAGGTACATTAACAACGTATATTTTTCTTATTATAGTTTTCCTTAAACTTAATCATAGTATACATTCGTTTGAAATAGTTTTTGACTGCTATTACATGACTATCTTTTCAATGCACGTGAATTGTCACGTGCAGGCTTACTATTTAATCTGTGGACACTTCctgtagaaaataaaaaaactaactaAACTCGCAAATGGTTACTGCCTACTACGGGAAGCATGAACTCAAAGGTGGATATGCATAGATCAAGATGGCTGATACTTTTTCTTCCGGCTTACCACGCGAGTTTAGTTCAGATAAGACTACGAGTTCTTACATAATATTATTATTTAATCTCAATGCAAGTTATTGGTTCAggattcttttttgtttttttttctcattCTTTGTTTTCACGCAACGCCTCCATGGAGTTCATCACCTACTACTTGCTGCCTACACTCACACACATATATATGATCTACCCCGTCCTTCTGTGTACTTCCCCCTACTGTGGCAATAGCACCTCCAGTAGTTGTAGTTCTCTGCTAGGTGGCCTTTTTATCTTCATCTTTTCCATGGATTTGTGGCCCTGACAGTCCTGGTTCCTCCCAGTGATTTTATTTTGTTAAGTATTTTTATAATAGATGTTTTTTTATCTCAAAAAATGTAGGTACTAGCGGTCCAAGTTTTCGTCATGATTATGTCCATTTCTTTAGGGAAATCTAGGAGACCGTGAACCTGTAGTTATTGTATATTGGTTCGGAGATTCTTCACTTGACAATTTGTGCAATGACTAACGGGCCTGGTTAGTTTATGCAATAGTTCATCTCTTAGTTCTGTAATTTCTTGGATTTGATAGCCCTAAAAAGTATATATGTGTATTAGGACTGAAGATGCATGAGGCATCCCTGGAGAATGGAGATGAATGAGGAAGTGCTAAGATAGTGAGAGATGAGATTCCAACCTGGTAAGGCGACACATATAATTATCTATTTTTTCATAAAAATGTATATATCCATTTCTGATCTTGTTTTTGTTCTGATTGTTTGAAAAAGGGTCCAGGACCAAGAAAGATGTTACGAAGTGGTATGTCAAAACAAAAGCTAATgtttccattcaaattatgcagtTTAGAAGGTATTACAAATTAAGTACAAATTATTGACTTCAGACTATCCCTTTTTAGCCTTGAATTATCGAGTTCGTCTTCTTTTAGTTATCGTATCATCCCTTTACATACATGGTTCCATTACCAAAATCAGGAAGGAGCTTGGTGGTGCTGGAGTTAAGGAGTACAGCTGGTGGTGGGTTAGGATAGTGTCGGTCGTTGTTTTCACGTGCTCTGCCTTCAGGTCCTCTCACGATGTCCTGCACCACTAGGAACGTCTCATTCGCTCATTGCCATACACACTTCTACATCGGCCGCTCATGATGATCTATATTATCCCCTTGTTGGGTTTGTTTAGCTTTTTGCATGATAATTGTTTGATTACTTATACATGGAGTATTAGGTTGCGTTTTCTGCAAAGATGTTGATATGAAAGCCTTTTTTCTGGTAGATGTGGTTCATTCTGCTTTTAATATCTTATAAAGACTTCTAGCATTTTATCCTAATGTTTAACCAACTATTGAGGAGTTGGGCATATCTTTATAAAATATAGATTTTGGATTACATTCATGATTCAGATTTTGTTCTATCATGTTCTATTTTATGCATCAAGTGTTGACTAGCACTGTCTCCACTACTTCCACCTATCCCTTTTGTTACCTTCTCCCAGTTAGGTTGATACCCAATTCTCTATTCCGTTTTATCCCTCCATATTCTTGGGCAACTGTTAAGTTAGTGGTTGTGCTTTTTCTCTATGTTCCTTTAAGGTTACAAAAATGTAGGTTCATTTAGTCGGCAAGGTAGATTCGGGAAACAAGTATCTAATCCATTCATTTATATCATTGCTGAGAAAATTGTCTTAGATAACCTGAATTTCCGCCAAACATTTAGATATTGCAGTGCGGTCTCATGAGGTATATCATCGTCGCATAGTTCCTTTCCTTAATATCTCTGTGGTTCATTACTCCATTTTCCTATTGAAAGATCTTTTAGTCATGGTCATATTATGCTTTCCGCAGACACCAAAACTAGAAAGAACGACAAGAAATTTTTGTTACATTGACTGCTTCCTGCCATGGCATGGAATCTTATTGTTGTATTTCTATAAAACTCTATCCCATCGGATTTGAGAAATAGATTGTCGGCACCCTCTCCATGCAATACAGCCGTGACCAATCGGTTCGCATCCTGCATGGTGCTGCACTAGGAGAGTACAGAAgagaaacaagaggaaaagcgactCGGCATCCCTATAGAATTTGTAACCGCCTTAGACAAGAAAATTTGAAAGCGTATTGTGATTTTTAGGAGACTTCCTCATCAGCTATTTAttgttttcatgtgttgtttgttttCTCTTATAAGTTAAATAATTTATTGGTGTTATTTTTGTAATATGAAGTGGGTACTACAGAGGAGCCAAGTAGTTGATCATTTATCTTGTCTTGGAAGAAATATATGTactatgttgatggtttattggtgTCCTGCTCCCGCAGAAATCTCCTGTCATTTGTCTTAAACATGGAGAGGGGGAGGCTATCATTGAATCCCACGGTCTACGAAAACTTGGTCTTCTTGGAACTTCATCTAAATTTTGGTCGCTCTTGGGAGTTTTTGTTCTAATCAGATCCCGTATCTGCTGGAACCGAGCGTGATCTTGCTAACATGCCGCAGATTCAGGGTAGTGTGTGGGATTTTTCAATAGAAAAGTAGCTTCAGAGATGGCTCTTCTTGGCACCACCATCTCTTGTGTGGGCGTCCTTCCTGTGCTCATGCATGTATGTTTTTTTGTTTATTTCTAAATAAATGGAAAATTAGAAAGTTTGCTTTCTAAATTTTATTCATGCCATACAAAATAGTATTTAGATTGTTTTCTCGAGAAAAGAGAGTATTCAAATTGGTTAAGTAGAAACATATTATTAAATTTATCCGGATTAATTTTTGTTTCTTTCATGCTTCAATCTTGAAATAGATTGTTCAATGAAGGATTCACATTGTGATCAATCTTGAAACAAATAGTATTAgtcgagacgtgcgttgcacgtacaTGCTTACTAGTAAAAGAAAATGCATTTTACACCTTCATAAAATAGGCAACTTCAACGAACGATGTATATTGAAgatgtaagagcaactccaatgggtcggccgcccgcccggcgtCCGCCCTATTTTTGATATGGGTCGACAGTGCGCCCGACGCGCCAACCCATATATGTCAGCGTGGCCGGCTGGCCACCCAATTTTACATTGATGCATTCAAACATATTGTCAAATAAAACGAATAAATAGTATAGTTTTATTACAAGCCAAATACAAAGAAATatttcacatagttttgcaaacaAATAAAATAAGATATATCTATTGGTTGCTaacatgagtccacatatgctcaaccaaatcattttgcagttgcacgtgagttttcaatcacgcatgtcttcatgaatttgggtgaactgttcaaacgttgcagctactccatgctcaggcacaacattctcaccctgaaactgaaagcctTGATTGTACAGACGTTCCGGACGCTCGTCTTctatgatcatattgtgcatgatcacacaaacagtcatcacctcccacagtttctgcgtgctccaggtattagcaggataccgaacgatgccccatcgagattgcaaaacaccaaaggcacgctcgacatccttcctagctCTCTCTTGCTTTTTGGCAAATattttcctcttctctccgacagggttgggtattgtcttgacaatagtggtccactgaggataaaTACCGTCGCCCAGGTAGTATTCTTTGTCGTAGTTAtggccgttgacagtaaagttcaccggtggactgttgccttcggcaagcctagcaaacaccgacGAGcattgaagcacgttgatatcattgtgtgatccagccatgccaaagaaagagtgccagatccagagatcatGGGACACCACTgcctctagtatgacagtgcaatccctaacatggcccttatactgcccttgccaagtagaaggacagttcttccactcccagtgcatgcagtctatgttGCCAAGTATCCCTGAGAAGCCCCttctggcattcatcgccaacaaacgggctgtatcttcagctgtcggctctctcaagtactcaggaccaaacacagcaataacagccttgcaaaacttatacagggactctaggcatgtaAACTCGCTCATAtggacgtactcgtcaatgagatcaccgggcactccgtatgcaagcattcggatggcggcaatgcatttctgataagaggagaaaccaatcttaccgacggcatcctctttgcactcgaaatagtcatcatagccaaccaccccctctctaatacggttgaaaagatgcctactcatacggaaatGGCGGTGGAATTTTTGATGTTTGAACAACAGGTTTGTTGTATAAAAatagtccttcccaagaaggaaatGTCCGCTCtgtctgtaggggaacgtagcagaaattcaaaaattttcctacgtaacaccaagatctatctatggagagaccagcaacgagtagaaaggagagtgcatctacatacccttgtagatcgctaagcggaagcgttcaagtgaacggggttgatggagtcgtactcgtcgtgattcagatcaccgatgatcctagtgccgaacggacggcacctccgcgttcaacacacgtacagctcgacgatgtctcccacgccttgatccagcaaggagagagggagaggttgaggaagactccatccagcagcagcacaacggcgtggtggtgatggaggagcgtggcaatcctgcagggcttcgccaagcacctacgggagaggaggaggtgtcacgggagggagggaggcaaccaaaggccttgggtatggatgccctccctcccctccactatatataggggcaggggagaggggggaggcgcagccttgccccctcctccaaggaaggggtgcggctaagaggggggggaggagtccatcctccccaaggcacctccgaggtgccttccccctttaggactctcccctttttcctttatctt
This window harbors:
- the LOC119356928 gene encoding probable galacturonosyltransferase 10, encoding MVRPAGLLDPATRRRPFLDQRRPSFRRRWQQRPLWARLLLSLLLALACALLLLGLAGSPDPSSPPSTDASSSGSADADADAVSSPLLRQRSYLEVITDTHNMTDEMMSAHSLSRQLMDQISLAKTYITVAKEASNLQFVAELGALVRREQSILARAAAHGGLVVKEDAEKAIRDMAVLFYQAQQFRYDSAVTILKLKGQILSLEEKSKAEADKSTKYGQIAAEELPKGLYCLGVRLTMEWFKSAELQRKFLDRSPAVQSNLRDNSLYHYCVFSDNIIAVSVVVNSTTLNSKHPEKIVFHLVTDEVNYDPMRAWFALNDYRGAIVEIQKVEDFTWLNASYVPVLKQLQDAATQNFYFSGSGNRGTPIKFRNPKYLSMLNHLRFYIPEIYPELHKVVFLDDDIVVQKDLSDLFTINLNGNVMGAVETCMETFHRFHKYLNHSHPLIRAHFDPDACGWAFGMNVLDLVEWRNKNVTGIYHYWQERNADHTLWKLGSLPPGLLAFYGLVEALDPKWHVLGLGYTTVDPDTIKEGAVLHYNGNLKPWLKIGMEKYKGFWDNYVDYSHPLLQRCFMR